Proteins from a single region of Haloarchaeobius litoreus:
- a CDS encoding malectin domain-containing carbohydrate-binding protein codes for METFVQRESVLAVLLSTLTVLSVVAAGSTGAFAAPDRGVGAPDISSTVTGADRAAVGETLHRANAGGGFTDGDGNQWSPLTDYLVAGGDQTSSHGQPSTIHSSVPPGTPSQIWETERWDPSDGAEMQYEFAVPAGQQVEVRLYFYDGYSGTSAPGDRVFDVSVEDQTIENFDIIDTYGDDTGAMESFTVTSDGTIDVDFGHVTENPQINAIEIVSVESSPGELDAPGSTDFGTVVTGGTQTETVTLTNLGNASNASHPDITVDGVSLTGTDAGQFSHDFSGSTTLAPGESTTVNVTYSPDEAQAHAATLDVSHTGTNSPVTVDLTGEGTSTAQVGFGKSQLQGFSQGSLTALEFGPDGRLYVAQQNGMVYALNVSRDGENSYSVASQESIDAIQDIPNHDDLGTHLPGETNRQITGLTVAGTAAEPIVYVSSSDPNIDVGADDDDTDTNSGAISRLTFDWNTDGSLSSVDHEVMVLGLPRSEENHATNGLDLSDDGETLYVAQGGHTNKGAPGNNFGHTPEYALSAAVLSVDLAQIEANYSVNDLQNYDTDYPSLPFHYAIPTIQNEDATPGDDLPFGGANGTNQAMWVEDGPVQVHSPGYRNPYDLVLSEDDQLYVIDNGPNGGWGGQPVDEGPGGTCTNAPNEDGSYGTGDQLHLATEGSYGGHAAPIRGNPTGADIYDEDGNVVLDINSSNSPVPASEVNPVECDYQDPSEDNSIGGTFGWTGGMDEYTASNFGGEMQGDLLVVVGSSSVTRVQLNATGTGVTDQETNFFSDLSALGIAAQGDEGPFPGTVWTARGSITVFEPNDYGDGGGGGTCSGADDPSLDEDGDGYDNADEIDAGTDPCSAASTPPDFDDDFISNVNDPDDDNDGAPDTTDHFAVDADNGTTTTLPVQMEFAETALFGDDSQGWDGLMTNGEDDYQDLYDPSQMTVGGAAQVVTVENVPAGDAVNDQNAQQFAFQRGFVAPDEPFTVSTTVNGYPENPSNYHGLGFYIGNGDQDNYIKLIVSANGGTGGVQFAEEFGGSFANVAQPDDPAVTGPGNNTDLSMTVYPSNNTVRAFYTPTGGSQTFVGETTVPESWLNTSDGNGLAMGLIATSYQAGSTFDATWTDLTAEYVTPPENQPPVADAGDDQTVDEGATVQLDASGSTDPDGDDSTLGYTWTQTAGPTVSLSSYDAVNPTFTAPDVDGATTLSFEVSVSDGLANDTDTVNVTVQDTDTGTGAVVFAVNSGGSAYTATDGTEYVADTNFVDGSTYSNTTVEIGNTQDDTLYQTERYGDPFGYDVPVENGTYQVTLQFAEIYQGVAPSDSPDSSGPDDGTNENDRVFNASIEGEQVITNLDLFATVGPANATQQTFTVEVTDGQLDVDFEALYDNAKLSAMTVTEVPTHQPYAVETDPATNVGATSATLNGDLTGLGDNDNATVYFQYWVQGQKDSTLTWWTGSTQSSPGAFSATVALDPDTTYEFQAYAQSDEGEWVAGDVETFTTDATGDYGVQTGTASNVTTQGAELSGILSLGDKTEATPYVRFWVQGQPETTYWYTGSPTNESGGFDFPVTLSPSTTYEWQALSQSSDGEWDAGDVSSFTTPTGEFFGATTHPATDVGVESATLNGELLNLGDNDNATVYFTYWEQGAKESTLTWWTGSVQEATGNFSATVGVEPNTTYEFRAFAQSDEGEWKAGPVRTFTTQDGAVFDVETDPATDVGATSATLNGDLTGLGDHDNATVYFQYWVTGQQSSTLTWWTGSTQSAPGPYSATVDLQSDTSYSVQAYVQSGDGVWKAGDVETFTTGTEGELSVDTLPPTNVTETAATFNAEVFSFGADSLEKAHFQYWIQGQESSTKQWTPNEVPSEPGTFSIDTSGLQNDTTYVVRAHVQNSDGEWANGGTETFTTGAPVENQPPTAAFTANESTPTVGQPVMFDASGSSDDDGSIASYEWDWNGDGITDATGQQATHTFGSSGDYQVSLTVTDDDGANDTATQTVSVSEAPTVNSSATLTITPDSGIEASTYGSGSYEVTNTGESNITSVTLDLSTATLPDVVFDPDGTAGDQAAKGLSIDGQSGDGVGVVSTADGDVFSQPHNGVNGSDGYDVLTIEFTDFEPGETVSFSADNDPTSIKGATLSSQEAGPISGLELARSTLTVEYGDGTTQTSQTIGDGSAGGAEATVDSSVPTAPSIDAQGVSLDSDALDPRHSAATVGNASQTITVSGPAGAQVTLVRVEGELELSNVPDYNGTPGYDIEAFEANKAEDVEYYSATIGSSGTVEIPVTLTNSTDVGGLNYFVASVADAEGAGMASNVVVLEYAPGEDEPAADQPVHAINAGGDAYTATDGIEYAADSNYDESAGTSDTSEPIAGTDDDALYQTERYGDPLSYSFPVEDGTYDVTLHLAEIYHGVDGGNPDGGVGDRVFDVSIEGQTVLSDYDLYEDVGPLNATQETYTVTVTDGALDVDMDASVDNAKVAAITVENASDDGGGENTPPAVTAIDDQTVIRGETVTVPVSATDVDGDNLTLSASTPGFVSFTDDGDGTGTLTVAPQSGDTGTTTVEVTADDGEAQTTESFELTVDAGTDTTAGTATHRVNAGGNTITATDGGPDWTGVTGTGSPYLVSVGSSGGNYCGGDAVTPTSAVPSSTPAGVYDCERYGEMEWTFSTDAGTVEVRLYLSNQFSGSSGVGERQFNVSVEGTQVLTQYDPVADVGHANGTLKTFTVSDSNGDGNVTVTFEAGAIENPQVNAIEVVDTDDGSGGSGSAAANLLVTENGGIDASTYNTGSFEITNTGDTAIESVTYDLGQAMFPDVVFDPDGTAGDAGSKGFTPDSGASTTGLVDGSFASPHNGVDGEDGYDALTATFDDFDPGETFTFSTDIDPTSIKDASSTGSAGSVSGLELSAATVTVEYADDSTQTTALFGDGSNGGSAATATSSVPTAPTLGVSGVTLDAGALDARHAAATVSSASQTITVDGPAGATVQLLHVEGQLELDQATGYELEQYEANTAENVDYQTVTLDSNGDATVDVTLTNTSSSDVEGGYNYFVATVADGDGDTGSTTSIIVLKYDDSA; via the coding sequence ATGGAGACTTTCGTCCAGCGGGAGTCGGTGCTGGCTGTACTGTTGTCTACACTGACCGTGCTGTCGGTCGTGGCGGCAGGATCGACGGGCGCGTTCGCGGCCCCGGATAGGGGGGTCGGAGCGCCCGATATCTCATCGACAGTCACCGGAGCGGACAGGGCTGCTGTGGGGGAGACGCTACATCGAGCGAACGCGGGCGGCGGCTTCACGGACGGTGACGGTAACCAGTGGAGTCCCCTGACGGACTACCTCGTCGCCGGCGGTGACCAGACGTCTTCGCACGGCCAGCCATCGACGATACACAGCTCGGTGCCACCCGGGACACCGTCGCAGATCTGGGAGACCGAACGCTGGGACCCGTCCGACGGCGCGGAGATGCAGTACGAGTTCGCGGTCCCCGCGGGCCAGCAGGTCGAGGTCCGCCTCTACTTCTACGACGGCTACTCCGGCACCAGCGCGCCCGGTGACCGCGTGTTCGACGTGAGCGTCGAGGACCAGACCATCGAGAACTTCGACATCATCGACACCTACGGCGACGACACCGGGGCGATGGAGTCGTTCACCGTCACGAGCGACGGCACCATCGACGTCGACTTCGGACACGTCACCGAGAACCCGCAGATCAACGCCATCGAAATCGTCTCGGTCGAGTCCTCACCGGGGGAGCTCGACGCGCCGGGTTCGACCGACTTCGGCACCGTCGTCACCGGCGGAACGCAGACGGAGACGGTGACGCTCACGAACCTCGGGAACGCGAGCAACGCCTCGCACCCCGACATCACCGTCGACGGCGTCTCGCTGACGGGGACCGACGCCGGGCAGTTCTCCCACGACTTCTCGGGGAGTACGACGCTCGCGCCCGGGGAGTCGACGACGGTCAATGTCACCTACAGCCCGGACGAGGCGCAGGCTCACGCCGCGACGCTCGACGTGAGCCACACCGGGACCAACTCGCCCGTCACCGTCGACCTGACCGGTGAGGGGACGAGCACGGCACAGGTCGGCTTCGGCAAGAGCCAGCTCCAGGGCTTCTCGCAGGGCTCGCTCACCGCGCTGGAGTTCGGGCCGGACGGCCGGCTCTACGTCGCCCAGCAGAACGGGATGGTGTACGCGCTGAACGTCTCCCGGGACGGTGAGAACTCCTACAGCGTCGCCTCGCAGGAGTCCATCGACGCGATCCAGGACATCCCGAACCACGACGACCTCGGGACGCACCTCCCGGGAGAGACCAACCGGCAGATAACGGGCCTGACGGTCGCCGGGACCGCAGCGGAGCCGATCGTCTACGTCTCCTCCAGCGACCCGAACATCGACGTCGGGGCGGACGACGACGACACGGACACGAACTCCGGGGCCATCTCCCGGTTGACGTTCGACTGGAACACGGACGGGAGTCTCTCGTCCGTCGACCACGAGGTGATGGTGCTCGGACTCCCGCGCTCCGAGGAGAACCACGCGACGAACGGCCTGGACCTGAGCGACGACGGGGAGACCCTGTACGTCGCACAGGGTGGGCACACGAACAAGGGTGCCCCGGGCAACAACTTCGGCCACACGCCCGAGTACGCCCTCTCCGCCGCCGTGCTCTCTGTCGACCTCGCCCAGATCGAGGCGAACTACTCGGTGAACGACCTCCAGAACTACGATACCGACTACCCGAGTCTCCCGTTCCACTACGCCATCCCGACCATCCAGAACGAGGATGCGACCCCCGGCGACGACCTGCCCTTCGGTGGCGCGAACGGCACGAACCAGGCGATGTGGGTCGAGGACGGGCCGGTGCAGGTGCACTCGCCCGGCTACCGGAACCCCTACGACCTCGTCCTCTCGGAGGACGACCAGCTCTACGTCATCGACAACGGCCCGAACGGCGGCTGGGGCGGCCAGCCCGTGGACGAGGGGCCGGGCGGCACGTGCACCAACGCGCCGAACGAGGACGGGAGCTACGGCACCGGTGACCAGCTCCACCTCGCCACCGAGGGCAGCTACGGTGGCCACGCCGCGCCCATCCGTGGCAACCCGACCGGTGCGGACATCTACGACGAGGACGGCAACGTGGTGCTCGACATAAACTCGTCGAACAGTCCCGTTCCGGCGTCCGAGGTGAACCCGGTCGAGTGCGACTACCAGGACCCCTCCGAGGACAACTCCATCGGCGGCACCTTCGGCTGGACCGGCGGGATGGACGAGTACACCGCCTCCAACTTCGGCGGGGAGATGCAGGGCGACCTGCTCGTCGTGGTCGGCTCCAGCTCGGTCACGCGCGTCCAGCTCAACGCGACCGGCACCGGCGTCACGGACCAGGAGACCAACTTCTTCAGCGACCTCAGCGCGCTCGGCATCGCGGCCCAGGGCGACGAGGGGCCGTTCCCCGGCACGGTCTGGACCGCCCGGGGCAGCATCACCGTGTTCGAGCCGAACGACTACGGCGACGGCGGTGGCGGCGGGACGTGTTCGGGCGCTGACGACCCGAGCCTCGACGAGGACGGCGACGGCTACGACAACGCCGACGAGATCGACGCGGGCACCGACCCGTGTTCCGCCGCCTCGACCCCGCCCGACTTCGACGACGACTTCATCTCGAACGTCAACGACCCCGACGACGACAACGACGGCGCGCCCGACACCACCGACCACTTCGCAGTCGACGCGGACAACGGGACGACGACGACGCTCCCGGTCCAGATGGAGTTCGCCGAGACGGCCCTGTTCGGCGACGACAGCCAGGGGTGGGACGGGCTGATGACGAACGGTGAGGACGACTATCAGGACCTCTACGACCCGTCCCAGATGACTGTCGGCGGTGCGGCACAGGTCGTCACCGTCGAGAACGTGCCTGCAGGCGACGCGGTCAACGACCAGAACGCACAGCAGTTCGCGTTCCAGCGCGGCTTCGTCGCGCCCGACGAACCGTTCACGGTGTCGACCACCGTCAACGGCTACCCCGAGAACCCCTCGAACTACCATGGGCTCGGCTTCTACATCGGGAACGGCGACCAGGACAACTACATCAAGCTCATCGTCTCTGCCAACGGCGGCACCGGCGGCGTGCAGTTCGCCGAGGAGTTCGGCGGCTCGTTCGCGAACGTCGCCCAGCCCGACGACCCGGCGGTCACGGGGCCGGGCAACAACACCGACCTCTCGATGACGGTGTATCCGAGTAACAACACCGTCCGGGCGTTCTACACCCCGACCGGCGGCAGCCAGACGTTCGTCGGCGAGACGACCGTCCCCGAGTCGTGGCTGAACACCTCCGACGGGAACGGGCTCGCGATGGGCCTCATCGCCACCTCCTATCAGGCCGGCTCCACGTTCGACGCGACGTGGACGGACCTGACCGCCGAGTACGTGACCCCGCCGGAGAATCAGCCACCCGTCGCCGACGCCGGGGACGACCAGACGGTCGACGAGGGGGCGACGGTCCAGCTCGACGCCTCCGGTTCGACCGACCCGGACGGCGACGACAGCACCCTCGGCTACACGTGGACCCAGACCGCCGGCCCGACGGTGAGCCTCTCGTCGTACGACGCGGTGAACCCGACGTTCACCGCCCCGGACGTCGACGGGGCCACGACACTCAGCTTCGAGGTCAGCGTCTCGGACGGGCTCGCCAACGACACCGACACGGTGAACGTCACCGTGCAGGACACCGATACCGGAACCGGTGCGGTCGTGTTCGCCGTGAACTCGGGCGGCTCGGCGTACACCGCGACCGACGGCACCGAGTACGTCGCCGACACGAACTTCGTGGACGGCAGTACGTACAGCAACACGACGGTAGAGATCGGCAACACGCAGGACGACACGCTCTACCAGACCGAGCGCTACGGCGACCCGTTCGGCTACGACGTGCCCGTCGAGAACGGCACCTACCAGGTCACCCTGCAGTTCGCGGAGATCTACCAGGGCGTCGCACCCTCCGACTCGCCCGACTCCTCCGGCCCGGACGACGGCACGAACGAGAACGACCGCGTGTTCAACGCGAGCATCGAGGGCGAGCAGGTCATCACCAACCTCGACCTCTTCGCGACGGTCGGCCCGGCCAACGCCACCCAGCAGACGTTCACCGTCGAGGTCACCGACGGCCAGCTCGACGTGGACTTCGAGGCGCTGTACGACAACGCGAAGCTCTCGGCGATGACGGTGACCGAGGTCCCCACCCACCAGCCCTACGCGGTCGAGACCGACCCGGCGACGAACGTCGGGGCCACCTCGGCGACGCTCAACGGCGACCTCACCGGGCTCGGCGACAACGACAACGCGACCGTCTACTTCCAGTACTGGGTCCAGGGCCAGAAGGACTCGACGCTGACGTGGTGGACCGGCAGCACGCAGTCCAGTCCGGGGGCGTTCAGCGCGACCGTCGCGCTCGACCCCGACACCACCTACGAGTTCCAGGCCTACGCACAGAGCGACGAGGGCGAGTGGGTGGCCGGCGACGTGGAGACGTTCACCACCGACGCCACGGGCGACTACGGCGTCCAGACCGGTACCGCCTCGAACGTCACGACGCAGGGGGCGGAGCTCTCCGGAATCCTCTCGCTTGGCGACAAGACCGAGGCGACGCCCTACGTCCGGTTCTGGGTGCAGGGCCAGCCCGAGACCACGTACTGGTACACCGGCAGCCCGACGAACGAGTCCGGCGGGTTCGACTTCCCGGTCACGCTCAGCCCGAGCACCACCTACGAGTGGCAGGCGCTCTCCCAGAGCAGCGACGGCGAGTGGGACGCCGGGGACGTGAGCAGTTTCACCACGCCCACCGGCGAGTTCTTCGGCGCGACGACCCACCCGGCGACGGACGTCGGTGTGGAGTCGGCGACGCTCAACGGCGAGCTCCTGAACCTCGGTGACAACGACAACGCGACCGTCTACTTCACCTACTGGGAGCAGGGTGCGAAGGAGTCGACGCTGACCTGGTGGACCGGCAGCGTGCAGGAAGCCACCGGCAACTTCAGCGCGACGGTCGGCGTCGAGCCGAACACCACCTACGAGTTCCGCGCGTTCGCCCAGAGCGACGAGGGCGAGTGGAAGGCCGGCCCTGTCCGGACGTTCACCACGCAGGACGGCGCGGTGTTCGACGTCGAGACCGACCCCGCGACGGACGTCGGGGCCACCTCGGCGACGCTGAACGGCGACCTCACCGGGCTCGGCGACCACGACAACGCCACGGTCTACTTCCAGTACTGGGTCACCGGCCAGCAGAGCTCGACGCTGACGTGGTGGACCGGCTCCACGCAGTCCGCGCCCGGTCCCTACAGCGCGACCGTCGACCTCCAGTCGGACACCAGCTACAGCGTGCAGGCGTACGTCCAGAGCGGCGACGGCGTCTGGAAGGCCGGCGACGTAGAGACGTTCACGACCGGCACCGAGGGCGAGCTGTCCGTCGACACGTTGCCGCCGACGAACGTGACGGAGACGGCGGCGACGTTCAACGCAGAGGTGTTCAGCTTCGGAGCCGACTCGCTGGAGAAGGCCCACTTCCAGTACTGGATACAGGGCCAGGAGAGCTCGACGAAGCAGTGGACGCCGAACGAGGTTCCCTCCGAGCCGGGGACGTTCAGCATCGACACGAGCGGGCTCCAGAACGACACGACGTACGTCGTCCGGGCCCACGTGCAGAACTCCGACGGCGAGTGGGCCAACGGCGGCACGGAGACGTTCACGACGGGCGCACCCGTCGAGAACCAGCCGCCGACGGCCGCGTTCACCGCGAACGAGAGCACGCCGACGGTCGGCCAGCCCGTCATGTTCGACGCCAGCGGCTCGAGTGACGATGACGGCTCCATCGCGAGCTACGAGTGGGACTGGAACGGCGACGGCATCACCGACGCGACGGGCCAGCAGGCGACCCACACGTTCGGTTCGTCGGGCGACTATCAGGTGAGCCTGACCGTCACCGACGACGACGGCGCGAACGACACCGCGACGCAGACCGTCTCCGTGTCGGAAGCACCCACCGTCAACAGCTCGGCGACGCTGACCATCACCCCCGACTCCGGCATCGAGGCGTCGACCTACGGCAGCGGCTCGTACGAGGTGACGAACACCGGCGAGTCGAACATCACGAGCGTCACGCTCGACCTCTCGACCGCCACACTGCCGGACGTGGTGTTCGACCCCGACGGGACCGCCGGCGACCAGGCCGCGAAGGGCCTGAGCATCGACGGCCAGTCCGGCGACGGTGTCGGCGTGGTCAGCACGGCCGACGGCGACGTGTTCAGCCAGCCCCACAACGGGGTCAACGGCTCCGACGGGTACGACGTGCTCACCATCGAGTTCACGGACTTCGAGCCCGGCGAGACGGTCTCGTTCTCGGCGGACAACGACCCGACCAGCATCAAGGGAGCGACACTCTCGTCGCAGGAGGCCGGCCCCATCTCCGGGCTGGAACTCGCCCGGTCTACGCTCACCGTCGAGTACGGCGACGGGACCACGCAGACCTCCCAGACGATCGGCGACGGGAGCGCGGGTGGTGCGGAGGCCACCGTCGACTCCTCTGTCCCGACCGCGCCGAGCATCGACGCACAGGGCGTCAGCCTCGACTCCGATGCGCTCGACCCGCGCCACTCGGCCGCGACGGTCGGCAACGCCAGTCAGACCATCACCGTGTCCGGCCCGGCCGGGGCCCAGGTGACCCTCGTCCGCGTCGAGGGCGAGCTCGAACTGAGCAACGTGCCCGACTATAACGGTACACCCGGCTACGACATCGAGGCGTTCGAGGCGAACAAGGCCGAGGACGTCGAGTACTACTCCGCGACCATCGGCTCCAGCGGGACCGTCGAGATACCGGTCACGCTGACGAACTCGACCGACGTGGGCGGCCTGAACTACTTCGTCGCGAGCGTCGCGGACGCCGAGGGTGCCGGGATGGCGTCGAACGTGGTCGTTCTGGAGTACGCACCGGGTGAGGACGAACCGGCCGCCGACCAGCCCGTCCACGCGATCAACGCCGGCGGCGACGCGTACACCGCCACGGACGGCATCGAGTACGCCGCTGACTCGAACTACGACGAGTCCGCCGGCACGTCGGACACGAGCGAACCCATCGCGGGAACCGACGACGACGCGCTCTACCAGACCGAACGGTACGGCGACCCGCTCTCGTACAGCTTCCCCGTCGAGGACGGCACGTACGACGTGACGCTGCACCTCGCCGAGATCTACCACGGCGTCGACGGCGGCAACCCCGACGGCGGCGTCGGTGACCGCGTCTTCGACGTGAGTATCGAGGGACAGACGGTCCTCTCCGACTACGACCTCTACGAGGACGTCGGGCCGCTGAACGCGACCCAGGAGACGTACACCGTGACCGTGACCGACGGGGCGCTGGACGTCGACATGGATGCCTCGGTCGACAACGCGAAGGTCGCGGCCATCACCGTCGAGAACGCGAGCGACGACGGCGGTGGGGAGAACACCCCGCCGGCGGTTACAGCCATCGACGACCAGACCGTCATCCGGGGCGAGACGGTCACGGTTCCCGTCTCGGCCACCGACGTCGACGGCGACAATCTGACGCTCTCGGCGAGCACGCCCGGCTTCGTCTCCTTCACCGACGACGGCGACGGCACCGGGACGCTGACCGTCGCCCCGCAGTCCGGCGACACCGGCACCACCACCGTCGAGGTCACGGCCGACGACGGCGAGGCCCAGACGACCGAGAGCTTCGAGCTGACCGTCGACGCCGGCACCGACACGACCGCTGGCACGGCGACCCACCGCGTCAACGCCGGTGGGAACACCATCACGGCGACCGACGGCGGGCCCGACTGGACCGGCGTCACCGGCACCGGTTCGCCGTACCTCGTCTCCGTCGGGAGTTCGGGCGGGAACTACTGCGGTGGCGACGCCGTGACGCCGACGAGCGCGGTTCCGTCGAGCACCCCCGCCGGCGTCTACGACTGCGAGCGCTACGGGGAGATGGAGTGGACGTTCTCGACCGACGCCGGGACGGTCGAGGTCCGGCTCTATCTGTCCAACCAGTTCTCGGGCTCTAGCGGGGTCGGCGAGCGCCAGTTCAACGTCTCCGTCGAGGGGACGCAGGTGCTGACCCAGTACGACCCAGTCGCAGACGTCGGTCACGCGAACGGCACGCTCAAGACGTTCACCGTGAGCGATTCGAACGGCGACGGCAACGTCACCGTCACGTTCGAGGCCGGTGCCATCGAGAACCCGCAGGTCAACGCCATCGAGGTCGTCGACACCGACGACGGCTCCGGTGGCTCCGGGTCGGCCGCAGCAAACCTCCTCGTCACCGAGAACGGCGGCATCGACGCGAGCACGTACAACACGGGCTCGTTCGAGATCACCAACACCGGCGACACCGCAATCGAGTCGGTCACCTACGACCTCGGCCAGGCGATGTTCCCCGACGTGGTGTTCGACCCCGATGGCACCGCCGGCGACGCGGGCTCGAAGGGGTTCACGCCCGACAGCGGCGCGAGCACGACCGGGCTCGTCGACGGCTCGTTCGCCAGCCCGCACAACGGCGTCGACGGCGAGGACGGCTACGATGCGCTGACGGCGACGTTCGACGACTTCGACCCGGGCGAGACGTTCACGTTCTCCACGGACATCGACCCGACCAGCATCAAGGACGCCTCCAGCACCGGCTCCGCGGGCTCCGTCTCCGGCCTCGAACTCTCGGCGGCGACCGTCACCGTCGAGTACGCCGACGACTCCACGCAGACGACGGCGCTGTTCGGTGACGGGAGCAACGGCGGGAGCGCGGCCACCGCCACGTCCTCGGTGCCGACCGCCCCGACGCTCGGCGTCTCCGGCGTCACGCTGGACGCCGGCGCACTCGACGCACGCCACGCCGCCGCGACCGTCTCCTCGGCGAGTCAGACCATCACCGTCGACGGACCCGCCGGTGCGACCGTCCAGCTGCTCCACGTCGAGGGCCAGCTCGAACTCGACCAGGCAACCGGCTACGAGCTGGAGCAGTACGAGGCCAACACCGCCGAGAACGTCGACTACCAGACCGTCACGCTCGACTCGAACGGCGACGCCACCGTCGACGTGACCCTCACGAACACGTCGAGCAGCGACGTCGAAGGCGGGTACAACTACTTCGTCGCGACGGTCGCCGACGGCGACGGTGACACCGGGTCCACGACGAGCATCATCGTCCTGAAGTACGACGATTCGGCCTGA
- a CDS encoding glycosyltransferase family 2 protein: MIWSSLVSAVQLLGVLVGLAFTGMVGLGLLSSALYSTERAEEPVENLRLVIPTVAAEHVRPALVETIEHTVSNFPEYEVYCVLDEGSDLEDELDVLDDVTTVVVPASFDCEAVAKGRAIQYFIETVVDDAPGHWYGFIDDDNRILDDTFCYEIPHYEARGYRAMNPVLVPRQGRSVLTFMTDHIRYVDDISIYRLFNGVLGRPYLGFHGELLCARGDLLREVGFDRDTIVEDFAFALELAKRDVKVWQSATRVSVLSPHDVQSFLDQRARWYLGIARYLPRAPVVSQVVVGLRIAIWTVAVTSSWVFVPLWVLGYGLALPGWFVVLLALGGLLYIGTIALGARRIGGLRGTALLALTPVYALLEQIVPLYALWTGEREFVVIEK; this comes from the coding sequence ATGATCTGGAGCTCACTCGTCTCGGCCGTCCAGTTGCTCGGTGTCCTCGTCGGCCTCGCCTTCACCGGGATGGTCGGCCTCGGGCTACTCTCGTCCGCGCTGTACAGCACCGAACGGGCGGAAGAGCCCGTCGAGAACCTGCGGCTGGTGATCCCGACGGTGGCGGCCGAGCACGTTCGGCCGGCGCTCGTCGAGACCATCGAACACACCGTGTCGAACTTCCCCGAGTACGAGGTGTACTGCGTCCTCGACGAGGGGAGCGACCTGGAAGACGAGCTCGACGTACTGGACGACGTCACGACCGTCGTGGTGCCCGCTTCGTTCGACTGCGAGGCCGTCGCCAAGGGGCGCGCTATCCAGTACTTCATCGAGACGGTCGTCGACGATGCACCCGGGCACTGGTACGGGTTCATCGACGACGACAACCGCATCCTCGACGACACGTTCTGCTACGAGATTCCGCACTACGAGGCGCGGGGCTACCGGGCGATGAATCCGGTGCTCGTCCCGCGACAGGGCCGGTCCGTGCTGACGTTCATGACCGACCACATCAGGTACGTCGACGACATCTCCATCTACCGACTGTTCAACGGGGTGCTCGGTCGACCGTACCTCGGCTTCCACGGCGAGCTGCTCTGTGCCCGGGGTGACCTGCTACGGGAGGTCGGGTTCGACCGCGACACCATCGTCGAGGACTTCGCGTTCGCCCTCGAACTCGCGAAGCGGGACGTGAAGGTGTGGCAGAGTGCGACGCGTGTGAGCGTGCTGAGCCCACACGACGTGCAGTCGTTCCTCGACCAGCGGGCTCGCTGGTATCTGGGTATCGCCCGGTACCTGCCACGAGCGCCGGTCGTCAGTCAGGTGGTGGTCGGGCTCAGAATCGCCATCTGGACCGTCGCCGTCACCTCCAGCTGGGTGTTCGTCCCGCTGTGGGTGCTCGGCTACGGACTCGCTCTCCCGGGCTGGTTCGTCGTGCTGCTCGCGCTCGGGGGGCTCCTGTACATCGGGACCATCGCGCTGGGTGCGAGACGCATCGGCGGGCTCCGAGGGACCGCACTCCTCGCGCTGACACCGGTGTACGCCCTGCTGGAGCAGATCGTCCCGCTGTACGCCCTCTGGACCGGCGAGCGGGAGTTCGTCGTCATCGAGAAGTGA
- a CDS encoding cupin domain-containing protein: MTGEHFVSSENVSTQLFDWGTLKWMATPEVNGSERLSAGVVNLEPGKGHDLHTHPDSDEILYFIAGDGEQTIEDETREVGPGEMVYIPAGVEHGTKNTGWDTLQLLAVYAPPGPEDVLADLPECEIVPAGEVPTRED; encoded by the coding sequence ATGACCGGAGAACACTTCGTCAGCAGCGAGAACGTATCGACCCAGCTGTTCGACTGGGGGACGCTGAAGTGGATGGCGACACCAGAGGTGAACGGCTCGGAGCGACTCAGCGCGGGCGTCGTGAACCTCGAACCCGGGAAGGGCCACGACCTCCACACGCACCCGGACAGCGACGAGATACTGTACTTCATCGCGGGTGACGGTGAACAGACCATCGAGGACGAGACGCGGGAGGTCGGCCCGGGCGAGATGGTGTACATCCCGGCAGGCGTCGAACACGGGACGAAGAACACCGGGTGGGACACGCTCCAGCTCCTCGCGGTGTACGCACCGCCGGGACCCGAGGACGTACTGGCAGACCTCCCCGAGTGCGAGATAGTTCCTGCTGGCGAGGTCCCGACCAGAGAGGACTGA